ATGGTGTCCAGCGCCCAGCCGATCGAGTTCGCACCGGCCGCGCAGGCGTTCGAGATCACCACCTTCGGGCCTTTCAGGCCGAAGGCCGCGCTGACCGCGTCGGTCGAGGTGGACAGCGGGTACATCAGCAGATGCGCCTTCGAAGCGCCGGCGCGGCCGTCACGGAGCAGCTGCCAGTGGTACTGCTCGCCGGCATCGAGACCGCCCACCGACGTACCCGTCGCGATCCCGACCCGGTACGGATCGAATCCCGCGAGGTCCAGCTTGGCGTCCTCGAGCGCCTCCGCCGCGGCCCCGAGGGCCAGGCCGATCGCCCGATCGATCCGGCCTTTGCTCCGCCGCGGCGGAGCCGCCACCTCGGCGACCTCACCCGAGTAGTGGCAGCTCAGCGTGGACGTGTCCAGCCGCTTGGTCCGGCCGATGCCGCTGACGGCGTCGCGGACGCCGGTCCAGACCGCGTCGGCCCCGGTGCCCAGCGCGCAGGTCACCCCGATGCCGGTAATGGCGACCCCTGTGGCGTTCATATGCTCTCCTCACCAGACCTGTGTCGTCAGCCGTTACTCGAGTGGTACGCCGAAGCTGGTGGCGACCAGGAACGGCGCGGCGGTGGTCAGTACCAGGTGTTCGGGCTGCTCGAGGGTCAGCTCGAGCCCGGCCGCGGCCACGTCGGCGTCGACCCGGGCGGTGCCGATCACCCGCTCGAGCCGGGGCGAGTACACCGCGTGCGTGACCGCTCCGAGCGGCTCGCCGTCCACGCCGAGGGCGGTGCCGGCGGCCGGCGGGTCGTCCAGCCCTTCGGCGGCGATCCAGCAGACCGGGCGGCGGGCCGGACCGGCCTCCCAATGCGCGGTGAGCGCCGCCTTGCCGATGAACTCGTGGCCGAAGTCGACCATCCACTGCAGGCCTGTCTCGAACGGCGTCGCGCCGTCGGCCTCCTGCTCCAGGTTGGCGAACCGCATCTCCATCCGGCAGATGTCCAGGGCATCCAGGCCGACCGGCTGGGCGCCGAGTCCGGCCAGGTGATCACGCAATTCATTGCCCGCGGCAACCGGGATGTGCAGCTTGTACCCGTACTCGCCGCTGACGCCGGTCCGGCTGACGAGCAGATCCTGGTCGTCGCCCCACGACTCGGTGACGAAACTCGAGTACGACATCGAGGTGATCGGGAAGGACAGGAACTTCTGGGCGAGCGCCGGTGATTGCGGGCCTTCGATCCCGTACACGCGGTAGTCGTCGGTGACGTCCTGCACGTTCACGTCCTGGCCGCAGGTGTTGCCGGCGGCAACCAGGTAGTCGGCCACCGCGGCGGCCTGGGCCGGCCAGACCTCCACCAGGTAGTCGTTCCCGGAGCAGTGGATCAGCGCCTCGGCCAGCAGGGTGCCGTCGGTGTTCAGCAGCAGCGCCGAAGAGATCTGTCCTTCGAGCAGGAAGTCGACGCCGCGGGTCGAGACCTGGCTGAGGAACTGGGCCGCTTCGCCGCCGGTGATCCGGAGCAGGCCGAGGCCGGTGTAGTCGATCAGGCCGCACGCGCCGCGCAGCAGCTCGTACTCGGCGACCGGGTCGGAGTAGACGTTCCGCATGATTGGTCCCTTCGTCAATGTCATTGACTGTCATTCCGTTCGGTCACGACGAGCCGGGTCGTCATCACCACTTCGCGGCCGACCGACGCCTGGCCGATCACCGACATCAGGTCCCGCAGCCGCGGACCGGTCTGAGCCCGGATCACCAGCTGGTCGCCGGGTACGACCGTGCGCAGGAACTTTGCCTGCTTGATCTCGGCGAGATAGCCGACGCGTTCGGCGACGTCCGCGACCGGCTCGCCGGTGGCCTGGGTCGCCGCCGCGCTGCCGTAGATCACCGCGGCGAGCTGCGCGACGCATTCGACCAGCAGTACGCCCGGGTACAGCATCCGGCCGGGAAAGTGGCCGGCCAGGACGGGATCGGAGGCGGTGATGCTCTTGATCGCCTCCGCCCGTACGCCTGGCTCGACCGACGTCACCCGGTCCAGCAGGAAGAACGGGTACCGGTGCGGCAGCAGCCGGGCGATCTCGTCGGCGGACAGTTCGCGTACTCGCGCGACCGCGGGCGTACTCGTCACCGGTTGCCCGCCACGTGGTCGACGAGTCGGTTGAGTGAGAGCAGGCACTCGGTGTCGTCGTCGGTGATGACCACCCCGAACTCGTCCTCGACGGCCATCGCCAGCTCGAGCGTGTCGATCGAGTCGAGCTCGAGCCCACGGCCGAACAGCGGCTGGTCGTCACCGATCATGTCCGGGTCCACCGCCAGGGCGAGCCGCTCGACCAGCAGGTGCTTGACCTCGCCGCACAGCTCCTGCCGTACCTTCGCGGCTGCCTTCGTCTCTTCCAGCGTTGCCACCATGTGGCCTCTCCTGTCGCTTGTCGGGTTGCGTTGCCGTACGGCTCAGCAGGTGCTGCGGATTCAGCAGGTCAGGCCGCCGTCGATGACGACGGACGCCCCGGTCACATAGGCGGATTCGGGGCCGAGCAGGAACCGCACCACCGGCGCCACGTCCGCGGGTGTTCCGATCCGGCCCAGCGGCACGCGTTCCACGAAAGCGGTCAGCTGGTCCTGCGGCATCGAGCGCGTCATCGCGGTGTCGACGAAGCCCGGGATCACGGAGTTGACCCGGACGCCGTAGCTTCCGAGCTCCTTGGCGAGCACCCGGACCACGGCGAGCAGACCGGCCTTGGAGGCGGCGTAGTTCGCCTGGCCGGCCGGGGCGTTCACGCCGCTGGTGGAGGCCACCGCCACGATCGCGCCGCCGCGCTGCACCGCCATCAGCCGAGCTGCCGCGCGGCAGACCAGGAACGAACCGGTGAGGTTGGTCTCCAGGACCGAACGCCACTTCTGCTCGCCCATCATCAGCGCGTAGCCGTCGTTCGCGATGCCGGCGTTGCTGACCAGACCGTCCAGCCGGCCGTGGTCGGCGCGGATGCCGCGGAACATCCGGTCCACCTCGGCCGGTACGGCGACGTCGGCCTGGATCAGCTCGGCCCGCGGTTGCAGTTCGCGGATCTGCTCGAGGACGCGCTTGGCCTGCTCGAGGTCGCGCCGGTAGTTCAGCAGTACGCGGGTGCCGTCCGCGGCCAGGTCCATCGCGACACCGAGGCCGATGCCCTTCGTGGCGCCGGTGACCAGGACGACTCGTTCTGATTTGCTCATCACCGGACCGCCGTCCGGAGACTGAGGGCGAGTGCTTCGGAACCGGTCAGGTGCCGGCCCGTCCGCACCATGCTGCGGCCGAGCCCGGTCAGCACCCGGCCGGGACCGACCTCGACGAAGGTTCGCGCACCGATCCGGGCGAGGGTCCCGACGGTGTCGGTCCAGCGCACCGGCCGCATGATCTGGCGACTGAGCAGCTGCCGGTACGCCTCGATGTCGTGGACCGCGCAGCCGGTCAGACTGGAAATGAACGGTACGCGGGGCGCGCGCAGGTCCGCCGCCGCGAGCATCGGCGCGAGTTCACGCTCGGCCTCGGCCATCAGCGGCGAGTGGTACGCGCCGCCGACCGGCAACCGTTTCACCCGCAGCGCGCCGGCCGACCGGGCGGCCTCGATCACCAGCTCGACCTCCTCCGGCGTGCCGGACACGACGACTTGCCGTGGTGCGTTCAGGTTGGCCAGGACGACCACGCCCGCGCTGACCGAGGACTGCCGGCACAGATCGGTCACGTGATCCGCCGACAGTCCGCCGATGGCGGCCATCGCTCCCGGTTCCCGCTGCGCCGCGTCGGCCATCGCCCGGCCCCGCTTCGCCACGATCGAGAGCGCGTCCGCCCAGCTCAGACAGCCCGCGGCGACCAGCGCGGCGTACTCGCCGAGGCTGTGCCCGGCCACCGCGATCGGGCGGCAGCCGGCCGCGGTGAGCTCGGCCGACAGCACGCTCGACCAGACGAAGACGGTGAGCTGAGCTGCCTCGGGATCCGCCAGCGTGATCGCGTCGGCGCGGGTCATCAGCTCGCCGACGGCGACGCCGGTCAGTTGTTCCGCGGTGTCGATCAGGCTCCGGGCCTCGACTCCACAGCGCGCCAGTTCGCGGCCCATACCAGGTCGTTGGCTGCCCTGGCCGGGGAAGACGAACGCCAAGCCGGTCACCAGTCCACCTCCGCCTCGGTCGCGGCGGCCCAGCACAGATCCAGTGCGGGGAGGCCGGGGGACGGGCAGGGGTGCAGTGCGCCGTGGCCGGGAATCTCGGGCGCTCGGCGGTCGGCATTCGGTGGCGCCTGCGCTGAACCGGCGGTGTCCGGGCACTCCTCCAGAACACCGCCGGCCAGCACGCCGCCGGCCAGCACGGCCCGGTGATCGCGGGCCCAGCGGGCCAGCTCTCCCCGCAACCGGATCGGCCGGGCACCGTCGCCGCCCGTCGTAGCGACGACGATGTCGCGGTAGCCGGCCCCGACCGGCAGACCGCCGACGATCTTGATCACGCATTCCTTGATCCCGAACAGCCGAGCCAACTCCGCCGGCTCGGCCGCTCGTTCGGTTTCGTCGAAAATGCGGTGCGGCCAAGCCGGACCGACGCGCCTGGCGGCCAGCGCGAACCGCTGCTGGTCGAGCAGGTCGACACCGGCGCCCAGCAGCCGGCCCCCAGGTGTCCGGGGCACCGTCAATACCGTGGCGTAGCCGTCCGTACCGTCGAGCGGCAACGGCCGGCGGTGGCCGGTAGAAGGCATCATGAGTTTGCTCCCAACACGCATTGAATCGGGGGGCGGGTGGGCTCGGTGCTGAATTCCGAGCGCTTGTTCGTGCGGGTTGGGGTGGATGCTATGAATCCGCTCTCGGGGCTGTCAAGGAATCCACGCCTAACCAATGCTTGCCGGTTGACGCCCGGCGCCGGCCGTCGCCAGTCTTGGCGCAGTCCTTACCGCCGGCGAAAAATGTTGAGACCGGCATCAATAGTTTTCACCGGAATCAATTATCGACAAATATATGAATGGAAAGGAAACGGCCTATGCCACGCTGGGTCGAGACCGCGCCCCGGATCGTCAGCTGGGGGTACGTGGAGACCGCCGTCCAGGTGCGGTGGTCCGAGTGCGATCTGCAGCGCCATGCCTACTACGGCAACTACATGGTCTGGTGCGATCTGGGCCGGGAGGCGTTCGCCCTGGCCGTCGGGGTGAACTACCTGGACTACCAGTTCACCACCACCGAGTTCCGGATCCGTTTCCACACCCCGGCCTACTATCGCGACGAGCTGCTGGTCCGGACCTGGAGCTCGACGCCGCAGGCCCGGCTCGACTGCCACTACGAGATCTATCGCAAAGCCGGCCGGCAACTGATTGCCGAGGCAACTTCCCGGCACGCGCTGGTGGACTCCGAGAAGGGCCTCCGGGTCAAGGGCCCGTCGGAATTTCACGACATTTTCGAGGCGTTTCTGGAAAGCAAGCGGCCGCGTCAGCCCGAACGCGCGTAGCCGGGAATATACCCACGATCGCAGGAGGACGGCCCATGAGTGAGCTACCTACTGATCAGTTGGCCGCCCAGTTGCGCGGTGAACTGCTGGTCCCGGACGGTCCCGGTTACGAGGACGCGCGCCGGGTGTACAACGCCGCGATCAATCGGCGGCCGGCGCTGATCGTCCGCTGCCGCGGGGTCGCGGACGTGGTCCGGTCGGTCCGGTTCGCGGCCGAGCATTCGCTCCCGGTCGCGGTCCGCGGCGGCGGTCACAGCGTTGCCGGGCACGGCACCTGCGACGGCGGCCTACTCGTCGATCTGTCCGGCATGCGTGATGTCCGGGTCGATCCGGAAGCACGCACGGTACGAGTCGCGGGTGGCGCCACGCTGGGCGACCTGGACGCCGGCACCCAGCTGTTCGGCCTGGCTACACCCACTGGCCAGGTGTCGATGACCGGCATCGCCGGCCTCACGCTGAACGGCGGCATGGGAATGTTGCAACGCCGCTACGGCCTGACGTGCGACAACCTGTTGTCGGCGGACGTGGTGACGGCCGATGGCAGCATCGTCACGGCCGGCGCGGACAGCCACCCGGAGTTGTTCTGGGCGTTACGTGGCGGCGGCGGCAACTTCGGCGTGGTGACCTCGTTCGAGTTCCGTTGCCATCCGGTCGGTCCGACGGTCCTGGCCGGCATGGTCGCCTGGCCGGTGGACAAAGCACCCGAGGTGCTGGCGTTCCTGCGCGACTACATCGTGGACGCGCCGGAGGAGCTCAGCGCGGACGCGCTCTTCATGTTCGCGCCGCCGCTCGACGTGATCCCGCAGGAGTACCAGGGCACCCGGCTGATCGGGATCTTCCTCCGGTACGTCGGCGCGGACCTCGATCCCGAGGTGGTCCGGCCGATCCGCGAGTTCGGTACTCCGGTGCTCGACTTCGTCTACCCGATGCCGTACGTCGCGGTGCAGCAGATGCTCGACCCGTTGAACCCGAACGGAAACCTGCACTACTGGACCGGCGAGTACCTTGCCGAGCTCGGCGACAAGCAGATCGAGTTGCTGTCCATGTTCGGCGCCAGCCTGCCGGACCCGCATTCGATCATCGAGGTGATCCCGTTCAACGCCGCGGTCACCCGGGTCGCGCCGGACGCGACCGCGTTCAGCCACCGGCAGGACAGCTGGCTGATCCACATCCTCGGCCAGTGGCCGGACCCGGCCGACTCGCACCGCTGCCGGACCTGGGTCAAACGGGCCGGCGCCGACCTCCGGGCGATCGGCTCCGGCGACACGTACCTGAACCTGGTCACCGATGAGGAAGTCGACCGGGTCGACACGGTCTGGAACAAGACCCGCATGCGCCGGCTGGCGAAGGTGAAGGCCCAGTACGACCCCGGCAACATGTTCCGCTTCAACCACAACATCAAGCCCGCCGATGATGCGGACAAGGATGCGGCCGCGGATGCGGACACTCGTCGCGAGCGGCGACGGTGACTCGCTGCACGGCTCCGGACCGAAGGCGCGCGTAGGTTCCGTCGGCAGCGGTCAGCACGCCCGCTGCCGCCTCGCCGCCGAACTCGGTGATGACGAAGGCCGCGGCCAGTTCGGTGACGTCGCGGATGACGCCGAGAGGTAACAGGGAGCGGGTTTCGGCGATCGCTTCCTGTTCACCGGCGCGCAACACCACCCGGGTACCGGGCGCGACGGCCGTGGCAGCGACGGCGACCGCGAGGTTGTCCAGGTCGTCCGATCCGACCGCCGCCAGCGATCGGCACCGATCGAGCCGGAGTCGTTTCAGTACCGAGCGCTCGGTACCGTCGCCGATCACGACCGGTATGCCGAGGCCGCGCGCGACCGGAAGCCATCGGGCCGACCGGCTGCGTTCGAGCCCGATCACCGGAACTCCGAGGTTGAGCAGCAACTCACACAGGCGTACGCCCAGTTGCCCCATCCCGACCACGATCACGTGATCCCGTCTGGGTACCGACCGTGAACCGACCATGCTCAGGAGCCGTGGTTCGAACAACCGGTCGATCAGGCCCGCGGTGAAGATCGAGGTGAAGCCGATCGTCGCCAGCATCGCCAGCCCGGACCAGATCGCGTACCCACCGCCTGTTCCGGTCGGTCCTGGACCCACCGTGGCGACGACCCGGGCGGCGTCGAGGAACGCGCCGGTGGGGTCATGGTGTGCCGCGAGAACCAGCCAGGCCCAGTCGATCAGCAGGACGGTGAGCAGCCCGAACAGGCCGAGGAACATCAAGCGCGTACCCGTGTCGTGCTGATGTGGATGGTTCCAGCGAAAGGCCCTGATGATCCGGCGCCGGCGGCCGGGCCGTGCCGGCGGGGCATGGCGTACATCCGGCGTCCCGTTCGCTCCGCTGACGATCTGCCGGACCTGGTCGTCGTGCGCCTGGACCCAGAGCAGCTCCGGGTCCAGGCTCGGTCCGGCGATGCCGGGGGCCGCGATCGACGCCGGTGAGAACACCGTGCACTGCGGCAGCAGGGACCGCAATTGGCCGGCCATGGTGCGGTCGAACACGGTCACCACCTGGCGGAGCGCCGGCGCCAGGTGCGCGATCGCCAGCGCGTACCGGAGGGCATGGACGTCCTCGCGGACGAGGATCGCGGCGGCGGTCACCGGCGCCGCCAGTACGCGGGCCAGCTCGGCATCGGTCGGTGCGCCGAGATGCTCGATCGCGCACCGGGCCTCGAGCGTCGCGCAGACCCGGCGCGCGGCCGGGGTCTCGCCCACGATCAGGAACGTCATTCTTTCCCGATGACCCGGTCCACGAACCGCCGGACGAAGGCCGCCCGATCCACCTCGAACGCGATCCGTACCCGCGGGCCGTCACCCCAGTCGCGAGCGTCGGAGTCCTGGCCCGGACGCCAGTCGGCGATCGTCATCCCGCGGGTGAAGCGCCCCTGGGTTTCCACCGCCATCGGGAGCGTCTCTTCGGCCGTGATCAGTTCCGGATGCGCGACCACGCCGACCGTCAGCGGCGAATGCATGGCGCAGCAGTAGCGACCGAAGATCTGCTCGTAGAACGACATGTAGAGCGGCGCGCCGGCGGCCACCAGCTCGGCGGCCGGGGTGGCGGCGGCGGTCACCTCGTCGAGGTGTTCGGCCTCGAAGATGGTGTCGTTGGTGACGTCCAGGCCGATCTGCAGGAAGTCCCAGCCGGCGGCCACGCAGAGGGCGGCGGCCTCCGGATCATGCAAGGCGTCGGCTTCGGCGACCGGAGTTTGGTTGCCTGGTACCCGTACCGCGCCGCCCATCCACACGACCTTGGTCAGGCGCGACGGCAGCTCCGGGTCGAGCAGCAGCGCGATCGCCAGATTCGTCAGCGGCCCCAGCCCGATGTACGTCAGCTCGCCGGGGTACTGCTTCGCCAGATCCACCGTCAGCTGAGCGGCCGTCGCACCGACCAGACTCGTGTACTCCGGGTCGGGAAAGTTCGCGTTGCCGAAGCCGTCCTCACCGTGGATCTCCGGTACGTAACCGGCCTTACCGCCCGCGAGACCCTGCCCGGCCCCCTTCGCCAGCGGTACGTCGCAGCCCAGTCGCTCCATGATCACGGCAGTGTTCTTGGTGACCTTGCCGACGTCGACGTTGCCGAAGCTGGTCGTCACCGCGACGATCTCGAGCTCGGGAGACAGGATGCCGTAGATCAGGCCCATCCCGTCGTCGACGCCGGTGTCGGTGTCGATGATGACCTTGGTCATGTCATGTCCTCCATGGCTGGCTGAAGAATTCACAGTCGCTCCAAACCCCATTCGGCGTTGGCGGCCAGCAGACCGCCGTCGACGGCGAGCAACGCGCCGGTGATGAAGGACGCGAGTGGACTGGCCAGAAAGGCGACCAGCCCGGCGACGTCCTCGGGCTCACCGATCCGGCCGGCCGGGTACAGCGCCGTCATCCGCCGCTCGGCCTCGGCCGGATCCGGGGCGGCGGCCCAGGCACGGGTGGTCAGTGGCGTACGGATCGCGCCGGGCAGCACCGCGTTCACCCGGAGCCGGCCCGCGTACTCGAGGGCGGCCGTCTTGGTGAAGTTCGCGATCGCGCCTTTGGTGATCGTGTAGCCGGCCAGCGCGGGATCGCCGGTCACGCCGAGAACCGAGCACAGGTTGACGATCGACGACTCCGGGGGAGCGATCACCGCGAACTCCGAGGTCATCGCGACCACGGCTTCGACGTTCACCTCCCAGAGCCGGCGGCGTTCGCCGGCGCTGGTCTCCGGCAGGCGCTTCTCGAGCTGGAGCGCGGCGTTGTTGACCAGCAACCAACGCCGATCCGGATCGAGCGTACGCAGGGCCTCGGCCCGGACCGCGCTTTTGGTCACGTCACCTCGAACGTCGAAGTCCGACTCCGTCGCGGTCAGGTCGAGTGCCGTGACCCGCGCGCCGGCGGACCTGAGCAACCGGACGCAGGCCGCGCCGATACCGTTGCCGCCGCCGGTGACGAGAGCATGGACGTCGGAGAGGTTGATCTCGAGCATGGTCAGCCGTTCCGTACCGACGAGACGGCTCGTCCGAAGGATTCGATGACGCGCTCGACGTCGTCGTCGGTCACCGGGGTGGACAGACAGCCGGTGCCACGCGGCATGATCACGATGCCGTGGTTCACCAGCTGCAGCCGGACCTCGTCGAGCAGGTGCGCGTCCGCGGCCCGATGCGCCTGGTAGCTGTCGATCGGCTCGTTGCTGAAGGCAATGTTGAACATCGAGCCGACACCGTTCACGTGGACAGCGACGCCCTGGTCCTTCGCCTCCTTGCGGAGGCCTTCCCGGAGCCGGTCCGTACGATCGGCCATCTCGTCCATGACCGGCTGGGTCAAAGCGGCCATCGCGGCCCGCGCTCCGGCCAGGACCGGGGGAGCAGCGGTGAAGGTGCCGGTCTGGAGCACGGCGCCCGGGCCACCGTTGAAGACCTCGAACAGCTCCGCGCGCCCACCGAACGCGGCCAGCGCGAAACCACCGCCCATGATCTTGCCGATCGCCATCAGATCGGGCCGATAGCCCCACTCGCCCGAGGCACCGGAGTAGCCGGCCCGCAAGGACTGGATCTCGTCGAAGACCACCAGTGCCCCGGCCCGGTGCGCGTGCTCGAAGACCGCGTCGAGAAAGTCGCGCGTCGCGGTCACCAACGAGCCGTTGCCGAGGAACGGTTCGACGATCACCGCCGCGATCTCGCTTCCCCACCGGCCGAACGCGTCGGCCACCGCGGCCGGATCGTTGTAGACCGCGGTGACCGTCGAGGTCGGTTCGAGCCCGGCCGACGCCGGTCGTGATGGCGCCGCGGTACCGGCCGCGAGCGCGGGCAGGACGTTGATGTCCTGGTAGAGCTCGTTGTGGCTGCCGTGGAAACCGCCCTCGAACTTGAGTACCCGATGCCGGCCGGTGTTGGCCCGGGCAACCCGCAGTGCGAACGCCGCCGCCTCCGAGCCGGTGGTGGTGAAGTGCAGTCGTTCCAGTGGCGGGTAGCGGACCGCAAGCTCGAGCGCGTACGCGGCTTCGAGCGGATGCGCGGTGCCGATCGCACTCGAGGCACTCAGTTCCCGTACGAACGCGCTGTTGGTCGGCCGGTGCCCGTGCCCGTGCGGCAGTGACGTGTAGTTGTTGACCAGATCCAGGTACTCGTTGCCGTCGATGTCGGTGACCGTCGCGCCACCGGCGTCGGCGGCATAGAACGGGTACGGCTGGAAGGCGAGGGTGCCGCGGGAAACGCCGCCGCTGACGATCGTCCGGGCGGTGTGGAAGAGCTCCTGTGAGCCGGGCGTAAGCGTCTGGTAGTGCTCGATCGCGGACTGATGAGACGTCGTCACAAGTGTCTGCCTCCCGGTGCGGTTCCGGCCTTGACGTTGCCGCCGGACTCATGTGGTAATACTGGTTATACCAGCAGGATCCGTCTGGTCACAAGGCAGCTCTGGGGTCAGCCGCCACCGGTCATGAGTGGCACAAGGAGACGTTTCATGGGACCTGTTCACAAGGTGATGGCCGCGCTGGCCGCCACTGTTTGTCTGCTCACCACGGCCGCGTGCGGTGGTGCCTCCGGCGGCTCTTCCGAAGGTGGCGGCAGTGGCGGCGTGGCGCTGCTGCTGCCGGGGACGAGCGGTGACGGCGGATTCCTGGACAGCGCCAAAGCCGGTGTCCAGACGGCGGCGGACGAGGCGGGCATCAAGGCGCAGGTGGTGGAGGCAGGCACCGACCCGACGAAGTGGCAGCCCGCGCTCGACGACCTGGTCGCCGGCGACGCGAAGCTGATCGTCACCGGAAGTTTCGCGATGGCCGACATGATCCAGCAGGCGGCCGAGGCCAACCCGGACAAGACGTTCGTCATCTTCGACGCGTCCGTGAACTACGGCAAGTGCAAGTGCCCGAACGTCTACTCGATCACCTACGTCGAGACCCAGGTGGGATTCCTCGGCGGGGCGCTGGCCGCGCTGATGGTGACGACACCAGGGATCGCCAAGGTCAACTCGGCCGGTACGCCGGCGATCGGCATGGTCGGTGGCGAGGAGATCCCGGTGATCGCCGCGTACTTCCAGGGCTTCAAGGCCGGCGCCAAGGCGGTCGCGCCCGGCGTCAAGGTGCTGACGACGTACTCGGGTTCGTTCAGTGACCCGGTCAAGGGCAAGGCCGTCGCGGCCGACCTGATCAACCAAGGTGCCGGCGTGATCGCCGCGGCGGCCGGCGGTACGGACAAGGGTGTTTTCGAGGCCGCTGCCGCGCGTGGTCTGTGGGCCATCGGTGCTGACAAGCAAGAGACCGTCGATCCCAAGGTCGGCGGCGTGGACACCGTACTGACGGCCGCGACGGTCGACGTCCGCAGCTCGGTCAAGCAGGCAGTTCTCGACTGGCACGACGGCAAACTCAAGGGCGGCACGGCCGGCGCGTACGGGGTCGAGGACGGATCGGTCTCGATCGTGGAGAGCCCGCTCTACACCTCGGTCGTCCCGGCGAAGATCCAGAACCGGATCAAGGAACTGGTCGCGGAGCTGAAGGCCGGCAAGTACAAGGCGGAGCTGACCGCCTCATGACACGGCCGGACCACGGCGCGGAAGATCCTGGTACGCCGGTCGTGCTGGAACTCCGCGACGTCGACAAGCACTTCGGGCCGGTACACGCGAACCGCGCGGTGTCGCTCTCACTGCGCCAGGGCAGCGTGCATGCCGTCCTCGGCGAGAACGGCGCGGGCAAGTCCACGCTGATGAACATCCTCTTCGGGGTGCTGACGCCGGATTCCGGTGAGATCCGCGTACACGGTGAGCCGCGGACGTTCGCGACACCGAAGGACGCGATCGCGGCCGGGATCGGAATGGTGTTCCAGCACTTCGGGCTGGTGCCTGAGCTCTCCGCGCTCGACAACATCTCGCTGGGTGCCGAGCGCACTTCC
The genomic region above belongs to Kribbella solani and contains:
- a CDS encoding SDR family NAD(P)-dependent oxidoreductase translates to MLEINLSDVHALVTGGGNGIGAACVRLLRSAGARVTALDLTATESDFDVRGDVTKSAVRAEALRTLDPDRRWLLVNNAALQLEKRLPETSAGERRRLWEVNVEAVVAMTSEFAVIAPPESSIVNLCSVLGVTGDPALAGYTITKGAIANFTKTAALEYAGRLRVNAVLPGAIRTPLTTRAWAAAPDPAEAERRMTALYPAGRIGEPEDVAGLVAFLASPLASFITGALLAVDGGLLAANAEWGLERL
- a CDS encoding aminotransferase class III-fold pyridoxal phosphate-dependent enzyme codes for the protein MTTSHQSAIEHYQTLTPGSQELFHTARTIVSGGVSRGTLAFQPYPFYAADAGGATVTDIDGNEYLDLVNNYTSLPHGHGHRPTNSAFVRELSASSAIGTAHPLEAAYALELAVRYPPLERLHFTTTGSEAAAFALRVARANTGRHRVLKFEGGFHGSHNELYQDINVLPALAAGTAAPSRPASAGLEPTSTVTAVYNDPAAVADAFGRWGSEIAAVIVEPFLGNGSLVTATRDFLDAVFEHAHRAGALVVFDEIQSLRAGYSGASGEWGYRPDLMAIGKIMGGGFALAAFGGRAELFEVFNGGPGAVLQTGTFTAAPPVLAGARAAMAALTQPVMDEMADRTDRLREGLRKEAKDQGVAVHVNGVGSMFNIAFSNEPIDSYQAHRAADAHLLDEVRLQLVNHGIVIMPRGTGCLSTPVTDDDVERVIESFGRAVSSVRNG
- a CDS encoding BMP family lipoprotein; the encoded protein is MGPVHKVMAALAATVCLLTTAACGGASGGSSEGGGSGGVALLLPGTSGDGGFLDSAKAGVQTAADEAGIKAQVVEAGTDPTKWQPALDDLVAGDAKLIVTGSFAMADMIQQAAEANPDKTFVIFDASVNYGKCKCPNVYSITYVETQVGFLGGALAALMVTTPGIAKVNSAGTPAIGMVGGEEIPVIAAYFQGFKAGAKAVAPGVKVLTTYSGSFSDPVKGKAVAADLINQGAGVIAAAAGGTDKGVFEAAAARGLWAIGADKQETVDPKVGGVDTVLTAATVDVRSSVKQAVLDWHDGKLKGGTAGAYGVEDGSVSIVESPLYTSVVPAKIQNRIKELVAELKAGKYKAELTAS